The Streptomyces sp. CC0208 genome window below encodes:
- a CDS encoding FABP family protein — protein MVDGVVEPPFPDALGVEQAPAPHPLLEPVLGFLGVWRGRGRGGYPTLDGDFAYAQEVRFSHDGRPFLRYEARAWLLDGDGAPLRPAARESGWWRVQPGGRVEALVTQPTGITEILVGQAGEGAVDLATHTVALTPTAKEVTATRRRYTLAPDGDSDTFTFVHELAAVGQPLQHHLSATLRRAAGQSTPPTSSWNSSVQ, from the coding sequence GTGGTTGACGGTGTGGTGGAGCCTCCCTTTCCTGATGCCCTGGGGGTGGAGCAGGCGCCTGCTCCGCACCCGCTGCTCGAGCCCGTGCTCGGGTTTCTGGGGGTGTGGCGGGGGCGGGGGCGAGGTGGGTATCCGACGCTCGATGGCGACTTCGCGTACGCGCAGGAGGTTCGCTTCAGTCATGACGGGCGGCCCTTTCTGCGGTACGAGGCCCGGGCCTGGCTGCTCGACGGGGACGGGGCGCCGTTGCGGCCCGCGGCGCGGGAGAGCGGGTGGTGGCGGGTTCAGCCGGGCGGGCGGGTGGAGGCGCTGGTCACCCAGCCCACCGGCATCACCGAGATCCTGGTCGGGCAGGCGGGAGAGGGCGCGGTCGATCTCGCCACGCACACCGTGGCGCTGACCCCGACCGCGAAGGAGGTGACAGCCACGCGCCGGCGCTACACCCTGGCTCCCGACGGCGACAGCGACACCTTCACGTTCGTCCACGAGCTCGCGGCGGTCGGGCAGCCCCTGCAGCACCACCTCTCGGCGACTCTGCGGCGCGCAGCCGGTCAGAGCACCCCGCCCACCTCGTCCTGGAACAGCTCCGTCCAGTAG
- a CDS encoding helix-turn-helix domain-containing protein — MTAETSQTLDRGLRVLKLLADTDHGLTVTELSNKLGVNRTVVYRLLATLEQHALVRRDLGGRARVGLGVLRLGRQVHPLVREAALPALRSLAEDIGATAHLTLVDGAEALAVAVVEPTWTDYHVAYRAGFRHPLDRGAAGRAILAARQQGFGDPGYLLTHGELEAGASGAAAPLLGVTGVEGSVGVVMLADAVPERVGPRVVDAAREVAEALR, encoded by the coding sequence GTGACCGCGGAGACCTCTCAGACGCTTGACCGGGGACTGCGTGTCCTCAAGCTCCTGGCCGACACGGACCACGGGCTCACCGTCACCGAGCTTTCCAACAAACTGGGTGTGAACCGGACCGTGGTGTACCGGTTGCTGGCCACGCTGGAGCAGCACGCCCTCGTACGGCGTGATCTCGGCGGGCGAGCCCGGGTGGGGCTGGGAGTGCTGCGCCTCGGACGGCAGGTGCATCCGCTCGTACGGGAGGCCGCGCTGCCCGCGCTGCGGTCGCTCGCCGAGGACATAGGGGCAACGGCTCATCTCACACTGGTGGACGGCGCCGAGGCGCTGGCCGTGGCCGTCGTGGAGCCCACCTGGACGGACTATCACGTGGCCTATCGGGCCGGGTTCCGGCATCCACTGGACCGGGGCGCCGCGGGTCGGGCGATTCTCGCGGCCCGGCAGCAGGGGTTCGGGGACCCGGGGTACCTGCTGACGCACGGGGAGCTGGAGGCCGGCGCCAGCGGGGCGGCCGCTCCTCTGCTCGGGGTCACCGGCGTCGAGGGCAGTGTCGGGGTCGTGATGCTGGCGGACGCGGTGCCGGAGCGGGTGGGGCCGCGGGTGGTGGACGCGGCACGGGAGGTCGCGGAGGCACTGCGTTGA
- a CDS encoding helix-turn-helix domain-containing protein: MPEEPNIRKLDARSLRGLAHPLRMELLNALRRRGPATASMLAERLGESSGATSYHLRQLAEYGFIADAPEHGKGRERWWKAAADGLTFDATELDGAGPELRGMAEIFLHEVAATHARELSNWLHTRERWSKDWIRSADMSDATLQLTPELGAELVDKMHALISDYRGRVTDDDPDAEQVRIHTHLFPIETD; encoded by the coding sequence ATGCCGGAAGAGCCCAACATACGGAAACTCGACGCCCGTTCACTGCGCGGGCTGGCCCATCCCCTGCGGATGGAACTGCTCAACGCCCTGCGCCGACGCGGCCCCGCCACCGCCTCGATGCTCGCCGAGCGGCTGGGCGAGTCCAGCGGCGCCACCAGCTACCACCTGCGACAGCTCGCCGAATACGGCTTCATCGCGGATGCCCCGGAGCACGGTAAGGGGCGCGAGCGCTGGTGGAAGGCCGCGGCCGACGGCCTGACCTTCGACGCCACCGAGTTGGACGGGGCGGGACCGGAACTGCGCGGGATGGCCGAGATCTTCCTGCACGAGGTGGCCGCCACCCACGCTCGCGAGTTGTCCAACTGGCTCCACACCCGCGAGCGCTGGTCCAAGGACTGGATCCGCTCCGCCGACATGAGCGACGCGACGCTCCAGCTCACACCCGAACTGGGCGCCGAGCTCGTCGACAAGATGCACGCCCTGATCAGCGACTACCGCGGCCGGGTCACCGACGACGACCCCGACGCGGAGCAAGTACGCATCCACACGCACCTGTTCCCCATCGAGACGGACTGA
- a CDS encoding ABC transporter permease encodes MTAAEAPELEETAAPPPPVAPRRRVTWRKLTFLPVFLLAVLLATWLWFAQADLDPLTENALSNGQVSKALWQHVQLTVISTFFVLIIAIPLGIALTRDAFRKVSPVAMAVANMGQATPAIGLLALLVIWLGTGTKAALIGIVAYAVLPVLSNTIAGLKANDPTLLEAARGIGMSPLGALTRVELPLAVPLILAGVRTALVLNVGTATLATFGGGGGLGVLITTGITNQRMPVLILGSILTVTLALLVDWLASLAELLLRPRGLEAET; translated from the coding sequence GTGACGGCTGCCGAGGCCCCCGAGCTGGAGGAGACGGCCGCTCCTCCCCCGCCGGTCGCGCCCAGAAGACGCGTGACCTGGCGGAAGCTGACCTTCCTGCCCGTGTTCCTGCTCGCCGTGCTGCTCGCGACCTGGCTGTGGTTCGCGCAGGCCGACCTGGACCCGCTCACCGAGAACGCGCTGTCGAACGGGCAGGTGTCCAAGGCCCTGTGGCAGCACGTGCAACTGACGGTGATCTCGACGTTCTTCGTGCTGATCATCGCGATCCCGCTGGGGATCGCGCTGACCCGCGACGCCTTCCGGAAGGTGAGCCCGGTGGCGATGGCGGTCGCCAACATGGGCCAGGCGACCCCGGCGATCGGCCTGCTGGCCCTGCTGGTGATCTGGCTCGGCACGGGCACGAAGGCGGCCCTGATCGGCATCGTCGCCTACGCCGTCCTGCCCGTCCTGTCCAACACCATCGCGGGCCTGAAGGCGAACGACCCGACCCTGCTGGAGGCGGCACGCGGCATCGGCATGTCCCCCCTGGGCGCACTGACCCGCGTCGAACTCCCGCTGGCCGTCCCCCTGATCCTCGCGGGCGTCCGTACGGCCCTGGTCCTCAACGTCGGCACGGCGACCCTGGCGACCTTCGGCGGTGGCGGCGGCCTCGGCGTCCTGATCACGACCGGCATCACCAACCAGCGGATGCCGGTCCTGATCCTGGGCTCGATCCTCACAGTGACCCTCGCCCTACTGGTCGACTGGCTGGCCTCACTGGCGGAACTGCTGCTCAGGCCACGGGGGTTGGAGGCGGAGACATGA
- a CDS encoding betaine/proline/choline family ABC transporter ATP-binding protein yields MAETSGASGASIELEHLTKRYPGAPEPAVDSVSMEIKAGETVIFVGPSGCGKSTTLKMINRLIEPTGGRIRINGEDVTDIDPVKLRRKVGYAIQSAGLFPHMTVAQNIALVPRMIGWGKGRIGDRVEELLDLVGLDPGEFHGRYPRQLSGGQQQRVGVARALAADPPVLLMDEPFGAVDPITRDHLQDELIRLQRELHKTIVFVTHDFDEAIKLGDRIAVLRERSHIAQFDTPEAILTNPADDFVSGFVGAGAALKRLNLTRVRDVEITDYPTVTVDDPLQEIFTKLRASGTNEVLLLDRRGRPYKWLRRGDMMRAKGSLARAGTLVSDTVTRDATLRDALEAVLTDSAGRVAVTGGRGEYTGVVDMETLMNSVHELLEADRLEAMEHQHQLEEIRADRTHAEQEGADGGGRKA; encoded by the coding sequence GTGGCTGAGACGTCCGGCGCCTCAGGTGCGTCCATCGAGCTGGAGCACCTGACCAAGAGGTACCCCGGCGCTCCGGAGCCCGCCGTGGACAGCGTCAGCATGGAGATCAAGGCGGGCGAGACCGTCATCTTCGTGGGTCCGTCCGGATGCGGTAAGTCGACCACGCTCAAGATGATCAACAGGTTGATCGAGCCGACCGGTGGCCGCATCCGGATCAACGGTGAGGACGTGACCGACATCGATCCGGTCAAGCTGCGCCGCAAGGTGGGCTACGCCATCCAGTCGGCCGGGCTCTTCCCGCACATGACGGTCGCGCAGAACATCGCGCTCGTGCCGAGGATGATCGGCTGGGGCAAGGGCCGGATCGGCGACCGTGTGGAGGAACTGCTCGACCTCGTCGGGCTCGACCCCGGCGAGTTCCACGGCCGCTATCCGCGTCAGCTCTCCGGCGGCCAGCAGCAGCGGGTGGGGGTGGCGAGGGCACTCGCGGCCGATCCGCCCGTCCTGCTGATGGACGAGCCGTTCGGCGCGGTCGACCCGATCACCCGTGACCATCTCCAGGACGAGCTGATCCGGCTCCAGCGCGAGCTGCACAAGACGATCGTCTTCGTGACCCATGACTTCGACGAGGCGATCAAGCTGGGCGACCGGATCGCCGTGCTGCGCGAACGCTCCCACATCGCCCAGTTCGACACCCCGGAGGCGATCCTGACCAACCCGGCCGACGACTTCGTGTCCGGGTTCGTCGGCGCCGGGGCGGCGCTGAAGCGGCTGAACCTCACCCGGGTACGGGATGTGGAGATCACCGACTATCCGACGGTGACGGTCGACGACCCCCTCCAGGAGATCTTCACCAAGCTCCGGGCCAGCGGGACGAACGAGGTCCTGCTGCTCGACCGGCGCGGGCGGCCCTACAAGTGGCTCAGGCGCGGCGACATGATGCGCGCCAAGGGGTCGCTGGCGCGGGCCGGGACGCTGGTGAGCGACACGGTGACCAGGGACGCGACCCTGCGGGACGCGCTGGAGGCGGTGCTGACCGACAGCGCGGGGCGGGTCGCGGTGACCGGGGGGCGCGGGGAGTACACGGGGGTCGTCGACATGGAGACGCTCATGAACTCCGTGCACGAGCTCCTGGAGGCCGACCGGCTCGAGGCCATGGAGCACCAGCACCAACTGGAGGAGATCAGGGCCGACCGGACGCACGCCGAGCAGGAGGGCGCCGACGGAGGGGGGCGGAAGGCGTGA
- a CDS encoding MFS transporter codes for MAVLEPRDTGVTDDPEVPSVDEVEEGVLGRSYRALSIGIVSVVLLIAFEATAVGTAMPVAARELDGVALYAFAFSGYFTTSLFGMVLAGQWADRRGPLGALSGGIAAFVAGLLLSGTAGAMWLFILGRAVQGFGGGLVIVALYVVVGRAYPERLRPAIMAAFAAGWVVPSIVGPLAAGAVTEHLGWRWVFVGIPVLVVFPLVLALPQIRRRAAGPVDGTDGQVSFDRRRIRLALGISLGAGLLQYAAQDLRPLSLLPGLAGVALLVPAVLGLLPRGTYRAARGLPSVVLLRGVAAGSFVAAESFVPLMLVTQRGLSPTLAGFSLAAGGGTWALGSWVQSRARVEPYRERLMTGGMVLVAAAIAGAPSVLIDSVPVWIVAVAWGFGCFGMGLVISSTSVLLLQLSAPEEAGTNSAALQISDGLSNAVLLAGGGAAFAALGGGTVGHTVTEASGSHPAAFAVVFLPMAGVALAGAWVTTRLRAGAESSGT; via the coding sequence ATGGCTGTCCTGGAACCGCGTGACACCGGTGTCACCGATGACCCTGAGGTCCCGTCCGTCGACGAGGTGGAGGAGGGGGTGCTGGGACGTTCGTACCGGGCGCTGAGCATCGGCATCGTGTCCGTCGTGCTGCTGATCGCGTTCGAGGCGACCGCCGTGGGGACCGCGATGCCGGTCGCGGCGCGGGAGTTGGACGGGGTAGCGCTCTACGCATTCGCGTTCTCCGGGTACTTCACCACCAGCCTGTTCGGGATGGTGCTGGCCGGGCAGTGGGCGGATCGGCGGGGGCCGCTCGGGGCGTTGAGCGGTGGGATCGCCGCGTTCGTCGCCGGGTTGCTGTTGTCCGGGACCGCCGGCGCGATGTGGCTGTTCATTCTCGGGCGGGCCGTGCAGGGGTTCGGCGGCGGGCTGGTCATCGTGGCGCTGTACGTCGTCGTCGGGCGGGCCTATCCGGAGCGGCTGCGGCCCGCCATCATGGCCGCGTTCGCGGCCGGGTGGGTGGTGCCGTCGATCGTGGGGCCGCTCGCGGCCGGGGCGGTGACCGAACACCTCGGGTGGCGGTGGGTGTTCGTCGGGATTCCGGTGCTGGTGGTCTTTCCGCTGGTGCTCGCGCTTCCGCAGATACGGCGGCGCGCGGCGGGCCCGGTCGACGGCACCGACGGACAGGTCTCCTTCGACCGGCGCCGCATCCGGCTCGCCCTCGGGATCTCCCTCGGCGCCGGACTCCTCCAGTACGCGGCCCAGGATCTGCGCCCCCTTTCCCTGCTCCCGGGTCTCGCGGGCGTGGCGCTGCTCGTGCCGGCTGTGCTCGGGCTGCTTCCGCGCGGGACGTATCGGGCGGCGCGGGGGCTGCCCTCCGTCGTGCTGTTGCGCGGGGTCGCGGCGGGGTCCTTCGTGGCCGCCGAGTCCTTCGTGCCGTTGATGCTGGTCACCCAGCGGGGGCTGTCGCCGACGCTGGCCGGGTTCTCGCTCGCGGCGGGCGGGGGTACGTGGGCGCTGGGGTCGTGGGTGCAGTCGCGGGCGCGGGTGGAGCCGTACCGGGAACGGCTGATGACCGGCGGCATGGTGCTGGTCGCGGCCGCGATCGCCGGTGCGCCGAGCGTGCTGATCGACTCCGTGCCGGTGTGGATCGTCGCCGTCGCCTGGGGGTTCGGCTGCTTCGGGATGGGGCTGGTGATCTCCTCCACCAGCGTGCTCCTGCTGCAGCTCTCCGCGCCGGAGGAGGCCGGTACCAACTCCGCCGCCCTGCAGATCTCCGACGGTCTGTCGAACGCGGTGCTGCTGGCGGGGGGCGGTGCGGCGTTCGCGGCGCTGGGCGGCGGGACGGTGGGTCATACGGTGACGGAGGCGTCCGGCTCCCATCCGGCCGCGTTCGCCGTGGTATTCCTTCCGATGGCGGGGGTGGCCCTGGCGGGGGCCTGGGTGACGACCCGGCTGCGTGCCGGAGCCGAGTCTTCCGGTACATGA
- a CDS encoding SUKH-4 family immunity protein, producing MSTTDAAVAAIRLTEDELQPYISHVSTRRWLSGPGLPGDSDLFTFEELRREGLRTVADATGDPAGLLREELRDQLVIGGLTDLHGRERESVLLDGVTGEVSTTAFFPARPDLMDRTPLAPSLPTLVRFAAATDELTEVRGQFAAYAGRFGPTAVEDATRQLLTVFEEGTGGDVPTFWKIAALIRPLTLVAGPGTDSGLALDLPPRLLDQEFGRSHVVRFEDIDFPSTLTHAPTRRFLAETGLPEDGVLFHTDPDAPLPTLAEHRADHLTALPPRAGHLIVLGHLIEDNTLVVDGETGEVLNWSEREGTLHPLNTDISTLAFTLWLLHRERRIDESLAHELTNTLYVQVAKTMIRALSTIDPTGTTTDADWHYWTELFQDEVGGVL from the coding sequence ATGAGCACGACCGATGCCGCCGTAGCGGCGATCAGACTGACCGAGGACGAACTGCAGCCCTACATCTCACATGTGTCGACCCGCCGCTGGCTCAGCGGCCCGGGACTGCCCGGCGACAGCGACCTGTTCACCTTCGAGGAGCTGCGCAGGGAGGGTCTGCGGACGGTGGCGGACGCCACCGGCGACCCGGCCGGCCTGCTCCGCGAGGAGCTGCGCGACCAGTTGGTGATAGGCGGACTCACGGACCTGCACGGCAGGGAGAGGGAGTCGGTCCTGCTCGACGGGGTCACCGGCGAGGTCTCGACGACGGCGTTCTTCCCCGCCCGCCCCGACCTGATGGACCGCACCCCCCTGGCGCCGTCCCTGCCCACCCTGGTCCGCTTCGCGGCGGCCACGGACGAACTGACGGAGGTGCGCGGCCAGTTCGCCGCGTACGCCGGCCGCTTCGGTCCCACGGCCGTGGAGGACGCGACGCGCCAGCTGCTGACCGTGTTCGAGGAGGGCACGGGCGGCGATGTCCCGACGTTCTGGAAGATCGCGGCCCTGATCCGCCCCCTGACCCTGGTGGCGGGTCCCGGCACGGACTCCGGCCTGGCCCTGGACCTCCCGCCGCGTCTCCTGGACCAGGAGTTCGGCCGCAGCCATGTCGTCCGCTTCGAGGACATCGACTTCCCGTCCACGCTCACGCACGCCCCGACCCGGCGCTTCCTCGCCGAGACGGGCCTGCCCGAGGACGGCGTCCTCTTCCACACCGACCCGGACGCCCCGCTCCCGACCCTCGCCGAGCACCGGGCCGACCATCTGACCGCCCTCCCGCCCCGCGCCGGCCACCTGATCGTCCTCGGCCATCTGATCGAGGACAACACCCTGGTCGTCGACGGCGAGACGGGCGAGGTCCTGAACTGGAGCGAGCGCGAAGGCACACTCCATCCCCTGAACACCGACATCTCCACGCTCGCCTTCACCCTGTGGCTGCTGCACCGGGAGCGCCGGATAGACGAGTCGCTCGCCCACGAGCTGACCAACACGCTGTACGTCCAGGTCGCCAAGACGATGATCCGGGCCCTGTCCACCATCGACCCCACGGGCACCACGACGGACGCGGACTGGCACTACTGGACGGAGCTGTTCCAGGACGAGGTGGGCGGGGTGCTCTGA
- a CDS encoding glycine betaine ABC transporter substrate-binding protein — protein sequence MRRTRLTLAAVLAVLAVLAGCGLTSGSPMVDDVKPGSIGRGEPLKGADLTVTSKEFTEQLILGAIMGIAFQAAGADVLDRTGIQGSVGAREAVKSGDADGMYEYTGTAWITYQGHSEPIADPQEQWAAVRKADLDNGLTWLPKAPLNNTYALAMNQAAFRKYRTRTLSDVAALAKKDPGAVTLCVESEFANRADGLPGMEKAYGMSIPAKNLTQMDTGIIYTQVAKGSCRYGEVFTTDGRIKSMNLAVMRDDRKFFPNYNAAPEINSKSLKKWPAIAEVLDPVTKRLDNTVARELNAKVDVAGEDPHEVALDWMKAEGFVK from the coding sequence GTGAGACGCACCCGTCTGACACTCGCCGCGGTGCTGGCCGTGCTGGCCGTGCTGGCCGGCTGTGGGCTGACCAGTGGCTCCCCGATGGTCGACGACGTGAAGCCGGGGTCGATCGGTCGGGGTGAGCCGCTCAAGGGTGCGGATCTGACGGTCACGTCGAAGGAGTTCACCGAGCAGCTGATCCTCGGCGCGATCATGGGGATCGCGTTCCAGGCGGCCGGGGCGGACGTGCTCGACCGCACGGGGATCCAGGGATCGGTCGGGGCCCGGGAAGCGGTCAAGTCCGGGGACGCGGACGGGATGTACGAGTACACGGGCACGGCGTGGATCACGTACCAGGGCCACAGCGAGCCGATCGCCGACCCGCAGGAACAGTGGGCGGCGGTGCGGAAGGCCGACCTGGACAACGGGCTGACGTGGCTGCCGAAGGCGCCCCTGAACAACACCTACGCCCTCGCCATGAACCAGGCCGCCTTCCGGAAGTACCGCACGAGGACGCTCTCCGACGTGGCCGCGCTGGCCAAGAAGGACCCCGGCGCGGTGACGCTGTGCGTGGAGAGCGAGTTCGCCAACCGCGCCGACGGACTGCCGGGCATGGAGAAGGCGTACGGGATGAGCATCCCGGCGAAGAACCTCACCCAGATGGACACCGGGATCATCTACACCCAGGTCGCGAAGGGCAGTTGCCGCTACGGGGAGGTCTTCACGACCGACGGCCGCATCAAGTCCATGAACCTCGCGGTGATGCGGGACGACCGGAAGTTCTTCCCCAACTACAACGCGGCGCCCGAGATCAACTCCAAGTCCCTGAAGAAGTGGCCGGCCATCGCGGAGGTACTGGACCCGGTCACGAAGAGGCTGGACAACACGGTGGCGCGGGAGCTCAACGCCAAGGTGGACGTGGCCGGGGAGGATCCGCACGAGGTGGCGCTGGACTGGATGAAGGCCGAGGGGTTCGTGAAGTAG
- a CDS encoding S16 family serine protease, protein MLSRLTRPQAVAVCALPVVALVATALFAPLPFALAQPGMTANVLGKNEGAAVITISGARTRTTSGQLRMTTIEATGPDTHVSLGDLFDSWFRTDRAVMPHDAVYPSGQSVKEIEEHNTAQMKESQDAATQAALGYLRLSDDKVKVTLKLADVGGPSAGLLFTLGIIDKLDGDGAGGDLTGGRVIAGTGTIDAHGTVGAVGGVALKTQAAKRDGATVFLVPKDECADARAELPKGLRLIPVTSLKGAVGALTALESGRGSVPAC, encoded by the coding sequence GTGCTCTCTCGTCTCACGCGCCCCCAGGCCGTCGCCGTCTGCGCCCTGCCCGTCGTGGCACTGGTCGCCACGGCCCTCTTCGCGCCGCTGCCGTTCGCACTGGCGCAGCCCGGGATGACGGCGAACGTCCTCGGCAAGAACGAGGGCGCGGCGGTGATCACGATCTCCGGGGCCAGGACCCGTACGACGAGCGGGCAGCTGCGGATGACGACCATCGAGGCGACCGGGCCCGACACACATGTCTCGCTCGGCGACCTCTTCGACAGCTGGTTCCGCACCGACCGGGCCGTCATGCCCCACGACGCGGTCTACCCGAGCGGGCAGAGCGTCAAGGAGATCGAGGAGCACAACACCGCCCAGATGAAGGAGTCCCAGGACGCGGCGACCCAGGCGGCCCTCGGCTACCTCAGGCTCAGCGACGACAAGGTCAAGGTCACGCTGAAGCTCGCGGACGTCGGGGGGCCGAGCGCGGGGCTGCTGTTCACCCTGGGGATCATCGACAAGCTCGACGGTGACGGCGCCGGGGGCGACCTCACGGGCGGCCGCGTCATCGCGGGGACGGGCACGATCGACGCGCACGGGACGGTCGGCGCGGTGGGCGGTGTGGCACTGAAGACGCAGGCCGCGAAGCGGGACGGGGCGACGGTGTTCCTGGTCCCGAAGGACGAGTGCGCCGACGCGAGGGCGGAGCTGCCGAAGGGGCTGCGGCTGATCCCGGTGACGTCCCTGAAGGGGGCGGTCGGCGCGCTGACCGCGTTGGAGTCGGGCAGGGGGTCCGTCCCCGCCTGTTAG
- a CDS encoding DEAD/DEAH box helicase, producing MTTTAASSHHLSPAFPGRAPWGTASKLRAWQQGAMEKYVQEQPRDFLAVATPGAGKTTFALTLASWLLHHHVVQQVTVVAPTEHLKKQWAEAAARIGIKLDPEYSAGPLGRDYHGVAVTYAGVGVRPMLHRNRVEQRKTLVILDEIHHAGDSKSWGEACLEAFEPATRRLALTGTPFRSDTNPIPFVTYEEGNDGIRRSAADYTYGYGNALADHVVRPVIFLSYSGQMRWRTKAGDEIAARLGEPMTKDAISQAWRTALDPRGEWMPSVLRAADQRLTEVRKAIPDAGALVIASDQDSARAYAKLIREITGNKATLVLSDDAGASKRIDDFSESNDRWMVAVRMVSEGVDVPRLAVGVYATTISTPLFFAQAVGRFVRSRRRGETASVFLPTVPDLLTFANEMEVERDHALDKPKKEGEEDPYADSEKEMEEANKEQDEDTGEQEQFAFEALESEAVFDRVLYDGAEFGMQAHPGSEEEQDYLGIPGLLEPDQVQLLLQKRQARQIAHSRKKPDTEADLLELPAERRPVVSHKEMMELRKQLNTMVSAYVHQSGKPHGVIHTELRRVCGGPPSAEATAGQLRQRIAKVQEWATRMR from the coding sequence GTGACTACCACCGCCGCCTCCTCCCATCACCTTTCCCCCGCCTTCCCCGGCCGGGCCCCCTGGGGCACCGCCAGCAAGCTGCGTGCGTGGCAGCAAGGGGCGATGGAGAAGTACGTCCAGGAGCAGCCGCGTGACTTCCTGGCCGTCGCGACGCCGGGGGCCGGTAAGACGACCTTCGCGCTCACGCTCGCGTCCTGGCTGCTGCACCACCATGTCGTGCAGCAGGTGACGGTCGTCGCGCCGACCGAGCATCTGAAGAAGCAGTGGGCCGAGGCGGCGGCGCGGATAGGGATCAAGCTCGATCCCGAGTACAGCGCGGGGCCGCTCGGCAGGGACTACCACGGCGTCGCCGTCACCTACGCGGGTGTGGGCGTACGGCCCATGCTCCACCGCAACCGGGTCGAGCAGCGCAAGACCCTCGTGATCCTCGACGAGATCCACCACGCCGGTGACTCCAAGTCCTGGGGCGAGGCGTGCCTGGAGGCCTTCGAGCCCGCCACCCGCCGGCTCGCGCTCACCGGTACGCCCTTCCGGTCCGACACCAACCCGATCCCCTTCGTGACGTACGAGGAGGGCAACGACGGCATCCGGCGGTCGGCCGCCGACTACACCTACGGGTACGGCAACGCGCTGGCCGACCATGTCGTGCGGCCCGTCATCTTCCTCTCCTACAGCGGGCAGATGCGCTGGCGGACCAAGGCCGGTGACGAGATCGCCGCCCGGCTCGGCGAGCCGATGACCAAGGACGCGATCAGCCAGGCCTGGCGTACGGCCCTGGATCCGCGCGGTGAGTGGATGCCGAGCGTGCTGCGCGCCGCCGACCAGCGGCTCACCGAGGTCAGGAAGGCCATCCCGGACGCGGGAGCGCTGGTCATCGCCTCCGACCAGGACTCCGCCCGCGCCTACGCCAAGCTCATCCGCGAGATCACCGGCAACAAGGCGACCCTCGTGCTGTCCGACGACGCCGGGGCCTCGAAGAGGATCGACGACTTCAGCGAGAGCAACGACCGGTGGATGGTCGCCGTGCGGATGGTGTCGGAGGGCGTCGACGTCCCCCGGCTGGCGGTGGGGGTGTACGCCACCACCATCTCCACGCCGCTGTTCTTCGCCCAGGCCGTCGGCCGTTTCGTACGGTCCCGGCGGCGCGGCGAGACCGCCTCCGTCTTCCTGCCGACCGTGCCCGATCTCCTCACCTTCGCCAACGAGATGGAGGTGGAACGGGACCACGCCCTCGACAAGCCGAAGAAGGAGGGCGAGGAAGACCCGTACGCCGACTCCGAGAAGGAGATGGAGGAGGCGAACAAGGAGCAGGACGAGGACACCGGCGAGCAGGAGCAGTTCGCCTTCGAGGCGCTGGAGTCCGAGGCCGTCTTCGACCGGGTGCTGTACGACGGCGCCGAGTTCGGCATGCAGGCCCACCCCGGCAGCGAGGAGGAGCAGGACTACCTCGGCATTCCGGGCCTCCTTGAGCCGGACCAGGTGCAGCTCCTGCTCCAGAAGCGGCAGGCCCGGCAGATCGCGCACAGCCGCAAGAAGCCGGACACCGAGGCGGACCTGCTGGAGCTGCCCGCCGAGCGGCGGCCCGTCGTCTCGCACAAGGAGATGATGGAGCTGCGCAAGCAGCTCAACACCATGGTCAGCGCGTACGTCCATCAGAGCGGCAAGCCGCACGGTGTGATCCACACCGAGCTGCGCCGGGTGTGCGGCGGGCCGCCGAGCGCCGAGGCCACGGCCGGGCAGTTGCGGCAGCGGATCGCCAAGGTGCAGGAGTGGGCCACCCGGATGCGGTGA
- a CDS encoding AAA family ATPase: MRGVVLVTGVMAAGKSTVAQALAERLPRAAHVRGDVFRRMIVSGREEYTPGASDEAVAQLRLRHRLSAATADAYAEAGFTAVVQDVVLGEDLTAYVGLVRTRPLYVVVLAPDAGTVAARETARTKTGYGPAWTVAALDEALRESTPPVGLWLDSSAQTPAQTVEAILAGRERARVA, encoded by the coding sequence ATGCGCGGGGTCGTCCTGGTCACCGGTGTGATGGCGGCCGGGAAGTCGACGGTCGCGCAGGCGCTCGCGGAGCGGTTGCCGCGGGCGGCGCATGTCCGCGGCGACGTGTTCCGGCGGATGATCGTGTCGGGGCGCGAGGAGTACACACCCGGCGCCTCCGACGAGGCCGTCGCCCAACTCCGTTTGCGGCACCGGCTGTCGGCGGCGACGGCGGACGCCTACGCCGAGGCCGGATTCACGGCGGTCGTGCAGGACGTCGTCCTGGGCGAGGACCTGACGGCGTACGTCGGACTGGTCCGGACCCGGCCGCTGTACGTCGTGGTCCTGGCACCGGACGCCGGGACGGTGGCCGCCCGGGAGACGGCCCGGACGAAGACGGGTTACGGGCCCGCCTGGACGGTCGCCGCGCTGGACGAGGCACTGCGGGAGTCGACCCCGCCGGTCGGGCTGTGGCTGGATTCCTCCGCGCAGACCCCCGCGCAGACGGTGGAGGCGATTCTCGCGGGGCGGGAACGCGCGAGGGTGGCCTGA